The Aureitalea marina genome includes a window with the following:
- a CDS encoding glycosyltransferase family 4 protein: MRLARSYGNVLVYDTDDLTIIEAKQKDHVMHLCDAITVSTEFLKKEFAKHFEPVIVIRNALSSAYWQAATAIRESKYEGDNKYVTMAYLSGSATHDDDFKIIEQSLLELLNQYDQTRLILAGKLNFSKDFFQFQDRFINYEFMSYTDYVNLYKCIDINLAPLDVDKPFNQGRSELKYMEAGACGIPTVASPTDSYLHAIEPGVNGLLASGGEWKSQLIKLINNSELRRELGVKACADMSANYLGDSRVREYIDLIHRLKDQQNVRSGPLRRLACLTSVYLTRLIR; this comes from the coding sequence TTGAGATTGGCCCGATCCTATGGGAATGTTTTAGTTTATGACACAGACGACTTAACCATAATCGAAGCCAAACAGAAGGACCACGTGATGCATCTATGTGATGCAATTACTGTTTCTACAGAGTTTCTTAAAAAGGAATTCGCCAAACATTTCGAGCCGGTGATCGTTATACGCAATGCACTTTCAAGTGCCTATTGGCAGGCCGCCACCGCGATAAGAGAATCAAAATATGAGGGTGATAATAAGTACGTAACTATGGCTTACCTAAGCGGGTCTGCCACACATGATGATGATTTCAAAATAATTGAGCAATCACTTCTTGAGCTTCTCAATCAATATGACCAAACACGGTTGATCTTGGCGGGTAAATTGAATTTCTCTAAAGATTTCTTCCAATTTCAAGATCGTTTCATCAATTATGAATTCATGTCCTATACTGATTATGTGAATCTATACAAGTGTATTGATATCAACTTGGCTCCATTGGATGTGGACAAGCCTTTCAATCAAGGCAGAAGTGAACTCAAGTATATGGAAGCCGGAGCTTGTGGAATTCCTACGGTGGCATCACCAACGGATAGTTATTTGCATGCAATTGAACCAGGCGTTAATGGTCTGTTAGCCAGCGGTGGAGAGTGGAAAAGTCAATTGATTAAATTGATCAACAATTCGGAATTACGTCGTGAACTGGGGGTCAAAGCTTGCGCCGACATGAGCGCAAATTATTTGGGGGATAGTCGGGTTCGGGAGTACATAGACCTTATTCATCGTTTGAAGGATCAACAGAACGTCCGATCAGGACCGCTTCGGAGATTAGCTTGCTTAACCTCCGTGTATCTAACCCGATTGATAAGATGA
- a CDS encoding acyltransferase — protein MITYINILRVLAGIFVVLLHVSGDGFDLDLETYNKGSMNWWVTNAYNSITRWTVPIFVMMGGALAIRPKNQRMTNYILKRSKRVLVPLLFWALIYLGYRIGFNGLSIDRAFYQFFISGKPFYHLWYFYMLLGLTILTPVLSLIREKYGEWFVGLVGLVLLILFLTVPASHDVFPLVRVESVPAYLVWFMPYLGYYCLGSYFANMKNRIKPMLIVLLLLILWTVTIIGVYYADRIFHSYLAWNTAGISILIFVLFKQMNFASGISKISTKLAPLTLGVYLMHPLLLELLKGHRYNNRLDKPHIGNSNDHTLLLVDLSIIHAIILKTQTAVTGGCIAKLSRLV, from the coding sequence ATGATAACCTATATCAACATTCTACGTGTTTTGGCTGGTATTTTTGTCGTCCTACTTCATGTATCGGGCGATGGTTTTGATTTGGATTTGGAGACCTACAATAAAGGGTCAATGAATTGGTGGGTTACTAATGCTTACAATTCGATCACAAGGTGGACTGTGCCCATTTTTGTCATGATGGGAGGCGCACTTGCCATACGCCCCAAAAACCAGCGGATGACAAATTATATTTTGAAAAGGTCAAAACGGGTCCTGGTTCCATTGTTATTTTGGGCTCTGATCTATTTGGGATATCGCATAGGTTTCAATGGACTGAGCATTGATAGAGCATTCTATCAATTTTTTATAAGCGGAAAACCATTTTATCACCTTTGGTATTTCTACATGCTCTTAGGTTTGACGATTTTAACACCTGTTCTAAGTTTAATTCGAGAAAAGTATGGGGAGTGGTTCGTTGGTCTTGTTGGATTGGTCTTGTTGATCCTATTTCTAACAGTGCCAGCATCCCATGACGTTTTTCCTTTGGTGCGGGTTGAATCTGTTCCGGCATATTTGGTCTGGTTCATGCCTTACTTAGGCTACTATTGTCTAGGTAGTTACTTCGCCAATATGAAAAACAGGATCAAACCTATGTTAATTGTTCTCCTATTATTAATCTTATGGACCGTCACTATTATTGGAGTATACTATGCGGATCGGATATTTCACAGTTACCTTGCCTGGAACACAGCAGGGATCTCAATATTGATCTTTGTGTTATTTAAACAGATGAACTTCGCTTCAGGGATTAGTAAAATATCGACCAAGTTGGCTCCCCTTACTTTAGGCGTGTATTTGATGCACCCATTACTATTGGAATTATTGAAGGGGCACAGGTATAACAATAGACTCGATAAACCCCATATTGGCAATTCCAATGATCACACTCTGTTGTTGGTCGATCTGTCTATTATTCACGCAATTATTCTTAAAACACAAACTGCTGTCACAGGTGGTTGTATAGCGAAGTTATCCCGGCTAGTATGA